Proteins encoded in a region of the Photobacterium angustum genome:
- the lnt gene encoding apolipoprotein N-acyltransferase — protein MTKKSLLSWGQLLAAVPAGAIATLSFAPYNYWLLAPLSLIAFFFLLQHKTAKRSALIGFLYGLGMFGTGISWVHVSIDNFGGMPKIASVFLMTLLISYLALYPALYGYLYNRFNRTRPFHQLLLTGPVIWLILDWIRGWLFTGFPWLWMGYSQIDTPLAAIAPIFGVEGITLALVLISGAIVAAITYRNWKPLLIPIVIIGLSLWAGKAQWVKPDHKHSVSVALIQGNIPQDQKWLPSQRWPTLMKYMDLTRENWGSDLIIWPEAAIPALEAHIPVFLQGLDDAARANNSTVITGILDQKPDGQFFNNILTLGVDADGPYNYDTATRYSKHHLLPFGEFVPFGNLLRPIAPLFNLPMSSFSRGAYVQPNIQAHGYSIAPALCYEVAFSEQMRENITNHTEMLLTLSNDAWFGHSIGPFQHMEIAQMRALELGKPLLRATNTGITAVVDYKGMITKKLPQFVTGVLKATVIPTIGMTPYTTLGSWPLYFYSFWAFALSWILIRRQRGHFRDTRPLETE, from the coding sequence ATGACAAAAAAATCATTATTATCGTGGGGACAGCTGCTTGCAGCTGTGCCTGCGGGTGCAATTGCAACACTTTCTTTTGCACCTTATAACTACTGGCTTCTCGCGCCATTATCTCTCATCGCTTTTTTCTTTTTACTCCAACATAAAACAGCCAAACGTTCAGCCCTAATCGGTTTTCTTTACGGTTTAGGTATGTTTGGTACCGGCATCAGCTGGGTACATGTGAGTATAGATAACTTTGGTGGTATGCCAAAGATTGCAAGTGTCTTCTTAATGACACTGCTTATCAGCTACTTAGCGCTATATCCTGCGTTATATGGTTATCTCTACAATCGTTTTAATCGTACTCGTCCTTTCCACCAGCTACTGTTAACAGGCCCTGTGATCTGGTTAATTTTAGACTGGATCCGTGGTTGGCTATTTACCGGCTTCCCATGGTTATGGATGGGTTACAGCCAAATTGATACTCCTTTGGCCGCTATTGCGCCAATCTTCGGCGTTGAAGGTATTACCCTTGCCTTAGTGCTTATTTCTGGTGCCATTGTTGCTGCGATAACCTACCGTAATTGGAAACCATTACTGATCCCTATCGTCATTATTGGTTTGTCTTTATGGGCAGGAAAAGCACAATGGGTGAAACCTGATCATAAACACAGCGTGTCTGTCGCTTTAATTCAAGGAAATATTCCTCAAGACCAAAAATGGCTACCGAGCCAACGTTGGCCAACCTTGATGAAATATATGGATCTCACCCGTGAAAACTGGGGATCCGACCTTATTATTTGGCCTGAAGCTGCGATCCCTGCACTCGAAGCACATATTCCTGTTTTTTTACAAGGCTTAGATGATGCAGCCCGTGCCAATAACAGCACTGTGATCACCGGTATTCTTGATCAAAAACCTGATGGCCAGTTCTTCAATAACATCTTAACTCTCGGTGTGGATGCTGATGGTCCGTATAACTACGACACAGCAACACGATACAGTAAGCATCACTTACTCCCATTTGGTGAATTTGTGCCGTTTGGTAATTTATTGCGTCCTATTGCACCGTTGTTTAACTTGCCAATGTCATCATTTAGCCGTGGCGCTTATGTACAACCGAATATTCAAGCTCATGGTTATTCAATAGCACCAGCATTATGTTATGAAGTGGCATTTAGTGAGCAAATGCGTGAGAACATTACCAATCACACGGAAATGCTACTAACGCTTTCTAATGATGCATGGTTTGGTCACTCTATTGGTCCTTTCCAACATATGGAAATAGCCCAAATGCGCGCATTAGAATTGGGAAAACCACTCTTACGCGCAACCAATACAGGTATTACAGCAGTCGTTGATTATAAAGGTATGATCACTAAAAAATTACCTCAGTTTGTCACTGGAGTACTAAAAGCAACGGTGATCCCAACGATAGGTATGACGCCTTATACCACCCTTGGTAGTTGGCCTTTGTATTTCTATAGCTTTTGGGCTTTCGCGTTATCTTGGATTCTTATCCGCCGTCAACGTGGACATTTCCGTGACACAAGGCCATTAGAAACAGAATAA
- a CDS encoding YSC84-related protein: protein MKAIHKLFVTLCTCAMMLSSTSALAQDSDTKIALDTFYQSPQTQPFFKSAYGYAVFPSVGKGGFWVGGAYGSGVVFKANQATGFAKLFQVSIGLQFGGQAYSEILFFQDKRAYDNFISGSFELDAQASAVAIDEGASAKAGTAGAGAGSNGNYATKSYINGVAIFTKTKGGAMVEASLAGQKFTFEPMTEATRKVKGYDNVVPQGLQQPAKQTQQKPAATLTQPQNDSAVVVDTIERPDDF from the coding sequence ATGAAAGCGATACATAAACTATTTGTAACCTTATGTACCTGTGCCATGATGCTGAGCTCAACGTCTGCGTTAGCACAAGATAGCGATACAAAAATCGCATTAGACACGTTTTACCAATCACCGCAAACACAACCTTTCTTTAAGTCAGCCTATGGCTATGCGGTTTTTCCATCTGTTGGTAAAGGTGGCTTCTGGGTTGGCGGTGCTTATGGGTCAGGGGTTGTTTTTAAAGCAAACCAAGCAACGGGCTTTGCAAAACTGTTTCAAGTTTCTATCGGCTTACAATTTGGTGGACAAGCTTACAGCGAGATTCTGTTTTTCCAAGACAAACGTGCCTATGACAATTTCATCAGCGGCAGTTTTGAATTAGATGCCCAAGCATCAGCAGTAGCCATAGATGAGGGCGCATCTGCAAAAGCGGGAACCGCTGGTGCGGGAGCTGGCTCTAATGGTAACTATGCAACAAAAAGTTACATCAATGGCGTAGCAATTTTCACTAAAACGAAAGGCGGCGCCATGGTTGAAGCATCACTGGCTGGACAAAAGTTCACTTTCGAGCCAATGACAGAAGCAACGCGTAAAGTAAAAGGCTACGATAACGTCGTTCCACAGGGGCTTCAACAGCCAGCAAAACAGACGCAGCAAAAACCCGCTGCAACGTTAACTCAACCCCAAAACGATTCTGCTGTCGTGGTTGATACTATCGAGCGCCCAGACGATTTTTAA
- a CDS encoding zinc ribbon-containing protein, which produces MTQQKAHYEALLEKVTETLKNSPQELKKFIETTELYGKAASDMTKDELALIEAYLKSDLKTFSDEVKNSPEPFKESPFYRLVSETVWRHLAEITDKTQLEWIEVMDDIKHKGVYRAGELVGLGHLVCEKCGYQQTITHVTRIEPCIKCGCEEFNRQPLEP; this is translated from the coding sequence ATGACTCAGCAAAAAGCACATTACGAAGCGCTATTAGAAAAAGTAACAGAGACATTAAAGAATAGCCCACAAGAGCTTAAGAAGTTTATTGAGACGACTGAACTGTATGGTAAAGCCGCCAGCGATATGACCAAAGATGAACTTGCACTGATTGAAGCGTACTTAAAAAGTGATTTAAAAACATTCAGTGATGAAGTGAAAAATAGTCCAGAACCGTTCAAAGAAAGTCCGTTTTACCGATTGGTGAGTGAAACAGTATGGCGACACCTTGCTGAGATCACAGATAAAACACAATTGGAGTGGATTGAAGTGATGGATGATATTAAACATAAAGGAGTGTATCGCGCAGGTGAGTTGGTTGGACTTGGTCACTTAGTTTGTGAAAAATGTGGTTACCAACAAACAATCACTCATGTAACACGTATTGAGCCATGCATTAAGTGCGGTTGCGAAGAGTTTAACCGTCAGCCTTTAGAGCCTTAA
- the leuS gene encoding leucine--tRNA ligase, with product MQEQYRPQDIEQKVQEHWDNKKTFVVSEDPNKEKFYCLSMFPYPSGRLHMGHVRNYTIGDVISRYQRLQGKNVMQPIGWDAFGLPAENAAVKNKTAPAPWTYENIEYMKNQLKLLGFGYDWNREFATCTPEYYRWEQEFFTKLYNKGLVYKKTSSVNWCPNDQTVLANEQVEDGCCWRCDTPVEQKEIPQWFIKITEYAQELLDDLDNLDGWPEMVKTMQRNWIGRSEGVELTFNVKGQDDLEVYTTRPDTLMGVTFVSIAAGHPLAAKAAENNPELADFIHECRNNKVAEADLATMEKKGMDTGLTAIHPLDGREVPVYVANFVLMDYGTGAVMAVPAHDQRDFEFATKYNIDIMAVIKPEDGSDADISEAAYTEKGVLFNSGEFDGLNFQQAFDAIATKLEAEGKGKKTVNFRLRDWGVSRQRYWGAPIPMVTTEDGEVHPVPADQLPVILPEDVVMDGVTSPIKADKEWAKTTFNGEPALRETDTFDTFMESSWYYARYCSPQADDILDPEKANYWLPVDQYIGGIEHACMHLLYSRFFHKLLRDAGYVTSDEPFKQLLCQGMVLADAFFYTTEKGGKEWVAPTDVTVERDGKGRITSAVDSQGHNVEHSGMIKMSKSKNNGIDPQEMVDKYGADTVRLFMMFASPADMTLEWQESGVEGANRFLKRVWKLVREHTAKGVAEAVDVSALTGDQKALRRDIHKTIAKVSDDIGRRQTFNTAIAAIMELMNKLAKASQESVQDRAILDEALKAIVTMLYPITPHICFEMWAALGETDIDNAQWPQADEKALVEDEKLIIVQVNGKLRAKLTVAADATKEQVEELGLNDENVTKFTDGLTIRKVIYVPGKLLNIVAS from the coding sequence ATGCAAGAACAATATCGTCCACAGGACATTGAACAGAAAGTTCAAGAACATTGGGACAACAAAAAAACGTTTGTTGTTAGTGAAGACCCTAATAAAGAAAAATTCTACTGTCTGTCCATGTTCCCGTACCCTAGTGGTCGACTGCACATGGGTCACGTGCGTAACTACACTATCGGTGATGTTATCTCTCGCTACCAGCGCTTACAAGGTAAAAATGTAATGCAGCCAATTGGCTGGGATGCATTTGGTTTACCAGCTGAAAATGCGGCAGTAAAAAATAAGACAGCGCCAGCGCCATGGACTTACGAAAACATTGAGTACATGAAAAACCAACTTAAGCTATTAGGCTTTGGTTATGATTGGAACCGTGAATTCGCAACGTGTACGCCAGAGTACTACCGTTGGGAGCAAGAATTCTTCACTAAGCTTTACAATAAAGGTCTAGTTTACAAGAAGACTTCATCTGTTAACTGGTGTCCTAACGACCAAACTGTACTTGCTAACGAGCAGGTGGAAGATGGTTGTTGTTGGCGTTGTGACACACCTGTTGAGCAAAAAGAGATCCCACAATGGTTCATTAAGATCACAGAGTACGCGCAAGAGCTACTTGACGATCTTGACAACCTTGATGGCTGGCCTGAAATGGTTAAAACCATGCAGCGCAACTGGATCGGTCGCTCTGAAGGTGTTGAACTAACATTTAACGTTAAAGGTCAAGACGATCTAGAAGTTTATACTACCCGTCCTGATACACTTATGGGTGTTACATTTGTCAGCATTGCTGCAGGCCACCCTCTTGCTGCAAAAGCGGCTGAAAATAACCCTGAACTTGCAGATTTCATTCACGAATGCCGAAATAACAAAGTTGCAGAAGCCGATCTTGCAACGATGGAAAAGAAAGGCATGGATACAGGCTTAACAGCTATCCACCCACTAGATGGTCGTGAAGTACCAGTTTACGTTGCAAACTTTGTACTTATGGATTACGGCACAGGTGCGGTAATGGCAGTACCTGCGCATGATCAGCGTGACTTTGAATTTGCAACAAAATACAACATCGACATCATGGCGGTTATCAAGCCTGAAGATGGTAGCGATGCTGACATTTCTGAAGCGGCATACACAGAAAAAGGTGTACTGTTTAATTCAGGTGAATTCGATGGCCTTAACTTCCAACAAGCGTTCGATGCAATTGCAACGAAGCTTGAAGCTGAAGGCAAAGGCAAAAAGACCGTTAACTTCCGTCTACGTGACTGGGGTGTTTCTCGTCAACGTTACTGGGGTGCACCAATCCCAATGGTAACAACTGAAGATGGCGAAGTTCACCCAGTACCAGCAGATCAACTACCAGTGATCTTGCCTGAAGATGTGGTAATGGATGGCGTAACTAGTCCAATCAAAGCAGATAAAGAGTGGGCAAAAACTACCTTTAACGGCGAACCAGCACTTCGTGAAACAGATACATTCGATACCTTCATGGAATCGTCTTGGTACTACGCGCGTTACTGTTCACCACAAGCTGACGATATTCTAGATCCTGAAAAAGCGAACTACTGGCTACCTGTTGACCAATACATCGGTGGTATTGAACACGCATGTATGCACCTACTGTACTCTCGCTTCTTCCACAAATTACTACGTGACGCAGGATACGTAACATCTGACGAACCATTCAAGCAACTACTATGTCAAGGCATGGTACTGGCTGACGCATTCTTCTATACCACAGAGAAAGGCGGTAAAGAGTGGGTTGCACCAACAGATGTAACTGTTGAACGTGACGGTAAAGGTCGCATCACGTCTGCTGTTGACTCTCAAGGTCACAACGTTGAACACTCAGGCATGATCAAAATGTCTAAGTCTAAAAACAACGGTATCGACCCTCAAGAAATGGTAGATAAGTACGGTGCTGATACCGTTCGTCTATTCATGATGTTTGCATCACCTGCTGACATGACACTTGAATGGCAAGAATCTGGCGTTGAAGGTGCTAACCGTTTCCTTAAGCGTGTTTGGAAACTCGTTCGTGAACATACAGCGAAAGGCGTAGCTGAAGCTGTTGATGTATCGGCATTAACTGGCGATCAAAAAGCACTTCGTCGTGATATTCACAAAACAATTGCAAAAGTAAGTGATGATATTGGTCGTCGCCAAACATTCAACACTGCAATTGCTGCTATCATGGAGCTGATGAATAAGCTGGCTAAAGCCTCTCAAGAATCAGTTCAAGATCGTGCAATTCTTGATGAAGCACTAAAAGCAATTGTTACTATGCTTTACCCTATCACTCCACATATCTGTTTCGAAATGTGGGCAGCACTGGGCGAAACTGATATTGATAATGCACAATGGCCACAAGCTGACGAAAAAGCATTAGTTGAAGATGAGAAACTGATCATTGTTCAAGTTAACGGTAAGCTTCGTGCTAAGTTGACAGTTGCAGCAGATGCAACAAAAGAACAAGTTGAGGAACTTGGTCTAAACGATGAGAACGTCACTAAGTTCACTGATGGTTTAACGATCCGTAAAGTCATTTACGTACCGGGTAAACTGCTAAACATTGTTGCTAGCTAA
- the lptE gene encoding LPS assembly lipoprotein LptE, whose product MKSFFSANSLTRLLIITLLALTTASCGFHLRGNYMLPDGIAKLSLTSFDPYGQLTRMVRYQFKLHGISEVAPAKNVPNLNINSESQGERTLSIYQNNGKAEYDLTLTVNYSVTIPNQGQQTYTTKVTRTFLDNPLTALAKSVEQDELVNVMREQAAQQIMRKLARLTAVFNKIEEDKLDSQLKEILNEEDKKESSDETGKTIITTLPAKQSNTVIEHDSHNAQ is encoded by the coding sequence GTGAAAAGTTTTTTCTCGGCCAACAGCCTAACTCGACTACTTATCATTACTCTTCTCGCGCTAACAACTGCTTCTTGTGGCTTCCATCTTCGCGGTAATTACATGCTTCCTGACGGTATCGCTAAACTATCATTAACCAGTTTTGACCCTTATGGTCAGCTAACCCGTATGGTTAGATACCAATTTAAACTCCATGGTATTAGCGAAGTTGCACCTGCGAAAAATGTACCTAATCTAAACATTAACAGTGAGTCTCAAGGTGAGCGCACTTTATCGATTTATCAAAATAACGGTAAAGCGGAATACGATTTAACCTTAACAGTTAATTACTCAGTCACTATTCCTAATCAAGGTCAGCAAACGTATACCACCAAAGTGACTCGTACGTTCCTTGATAACCCATTAACAGCATTAGCAAAATCTGTTGAGCAAGATGAACTAGTTAACGTTATGCGTGAACAAGCCGCACAGCAAATCATGCGTAAATTAGCGCGTCTAACCGCCGTATTTAATAAGATTGAAGAAGATAAATTAGACTCTCAATTAAAAGAAATTCTTAACGAAGAAGATAAAAAAGAATCTTCAGATGAGACAGGTAAAACGATTATTACAACGTTACCTGCTAAGCAGTCAAATACAGTTATTGAGCATGATAGTCATAACGCACAATGA
- the holA gene encoding DNA polymerase III subunit delta, with translation MRVYPEQLTQQLNKGLRQAYLLFGNEPLLKQECGDNIKQLAQQQGFLERHRFTIDNQLDWNQVLDCCQAMSLFSAQQIIELEFPEIGLNANQAKALLEVVAHLNPDILLLLTGPYLNKKQEATKWFKALDGLGLYVPCNTPDAKQMPRFIQTRCRMLGLKPDHESVQMLAQWHEGNLLALAQSLHKLVLLYPDGELTIIRLQEALSRHNHYTPFQLVDAVLAGQAKRSQRVLRQLQGEGIEATILLRTLQRELTQLYKMQEMGKKGTPLNIIFEQFRVWQNRREIYVGALHRLPLSRLVKIIRQLTQLEIQVKTDYNTTPWPALSALCAEICGLETHLQHA, from the coding sequence ATGAGAGTTTATCCTGAACAACTGACGCAGCAACTCAATAAGGGCCTGCGTCAGGCTTACCTCTTATTTGGTAATGAGCCACTACTTAAACAAGAATGTGGTGACAATATTAAGCAACTTGCTCAACAGCAAGGCTTTCTTGAGCGCCACCGTTTTACCATTGATAACCAGTTAGATTGGAATCAAGTTCTCGATTGCTGCCAAGCGATGAGCTTATTCTCTGCCCAGCAAATCATTGAATTAGAATTTCCTGAAATAGGGCTTAATGCAAATCAAGCAAAAGCCTTGTTAGAAGTTGTTGCGCACTTAAATCCTGACATTCTTTTATTACTGACGGGCCCTTATTTAAATAAGAAACAAGAAGCAACAAAGTGGTTTAAAGCACTCGATGGCTTAGGCTTATATGTGCCATGTAATACCCCTGACGCTAAACAAATGCCACGCTTTATTCAAACCCGCTGTCGAATGCTCGGTTTAAAGCCAGATCATGAATCGGTACAGATGCTAGCACAATGGCATGAAGGCAATTTACTGGCGTTAGCACAAAGCTTACATAAGCTGGTTTTACTTTATCCCGATGGTGAGTTAACCATTATTCGCCTACAAGAAGCATTAAGTCGTCATAATCACTATACCCCTTTCCAATTGGTTGATGCAGTATTAGCAGGGCAGGCAAAACGTAGCCAACGCGTGCTTCGTCAATTGCAAGGAGAAGGAATTGAAGCCACGATCTTATTACGTACGTTGCAACGAGAGTTAACACAGCTCTATAAGATGCAAGAGATGGGGAAAAAAGGCACACCACTTAATATCATTTTTGAGCAATTTAGAGTGTGGCAAAACCGCCGTGAAATTTATGTTGGTGCACTTCATCGCTTACCGTTATCGCGTTTGGTAAAGATCATTCGTCAATTAACTCAACTTGAAATACAAGTGAAAACTGATTACAACACCACACCATGGCCAGCCCTTAGCGCCCTGTGTGCTGAAATCTGCGGCTTAGAAACTCACTTACAACACGCATAA
- the rsfS gene encoding ribosome silencing factor — protein MQVQELHDFIVDKIDDIKAQDIVTIDVRGKSSITDVMVICTGTSNRHVSSIADHVNKESKLIDFPPFGISGEEEGQWVIVDMGNVMLHIMQEDARQVYQLEKLWS, from the coding sequence TTGCAAGTTCAAGAACTACACGATTTCATTGTTGACAAAATTGACGACATTAAAGCACAAGACATCGTAACAATTGATGTTCGTGGTAAATCAAGCATCACAGACGTAATGGTTATCTGTACTGGTACTTCAAACCGTCACGTGAGCTCTATTGCTGATCACGTAAACAAAGAATCAAAGTTAATTGACTTCCCTCCATTCGGTATTAGTGGCGAAGAAGAAGGTCAATGGGTGATTGTTGATATGGGCAACGTAATGCTACATATCATGCAAGAAGATGCTCGCCAAGTATACCAACTGGAGAAGCTTTGGAGCTAA
- the rlmH gene encoding 23S rRNA (pseudouridine(1915)-N(3))-methyltransferase RlmH encodes MKLQLIAVGTKMPKWVEEGYKEYSRRFPKDMPLELIEIPAGKRGKNADIARILQKEGEAMLAAVAKGNRIVTLDIPGKRWDTEQLAGQLEVWKLDGRDVSILIGGPEGLSPACKAAAEQSWSLSPLTLPHPLVRVVMAESLYRAWSITANHPYHRE; translated from the coding sequence ATGAAGCTTCAATTAATTGCTGTTGGCACAAAAATGCCTAAGTGGGTTGAGGAAGGCTATAAAGAATATAGCCGTCGTTTCCCTAAAGATATGCCTCTGGAATTGATTGAGATCCCAGCGGGTAAGCGCGGAAAAAATGCAGACATTGCTCGTATCCTTCAAAAGGAAGGTGAAGCGATGTTAGCTGCCGTTGCTAAGGGTAACCGAATTGTTACTCTAGATATTCCTGGCAAACGCTGGGATACCGAGCAACTAGCAGGTCAGCTAGAAGTTTGGAAACTTGATGGTCGCGACGTCTCAATTTTAATTGGCGGACCTGAAGGCCTTTCACCAGCTTGTAAAGCAGCAGCAGAGCAAAGCTGGTCACTATCACCATTAACACTTCCGCATCCGTTAGTGCGTGTTGTTATGGCAGAAAGTTTATACCGTGCATGGAGCATCACGGCTAACCATCCGTACCACAGGGAATAA
- the mrdA gene encoding penicillin-binding protein 2: MRQKRTQIRDHRAESALFFRRALVSFIGIIILVSVLLFNLFNIQVEQHQDYKTRSNDNRIKIVPVAPNRGLIYDRNGVLLAENRPIYNLEVTIEKVPDMEQTYADLKSVLGLTDENIEQFKKERRRTRRFKSVPILEGLNEQQVALFAVNQHKFPGVEVKAYLKRYYPYGDSLTHVLGYVAKINDRDLKKLDKAEKLSNYKATRDIGKLGIERYYEDLLHGTSGYQEVEVNSRGRIIRTLKYVPPIPGKDISLNIDIQLQLYVQNLLTERKIDPETGEEIIKHKRGSVVVLDPKDDAILAMVSSPSYDPNLFVRGISSKKYRELLNNPDRPLVNRVTLGIYPPASTVKPLIAVAALTEGVITPKTTRNDPGWWQIPNTTSRKFRDWLRWGHGRVNIYKAIEESVDTYFYQVAYDMGIDRLSTWMNKFGYGVYTGIDIHEESKANMPTREWKQARHKRPWYQGDTIPVGIGQGYWTATPLQIAKATSVLVNNGVVHRPHLLKDVIDEETVKPAEFKDFPPITGVTPETWEIAREGMHRVLYGNRGTARKAFYDTPYEAGGKSGSAQVFGLAENQKYNADELEERLRDHALFTAFAPFEKPEVVVAMVLENAGGGSSNGGPIARQIFDHMLIKPTADSALKSKPELTATQPTEVQ, encoded by the coding sequence ATGAGACAAAAGCGAACCCAGATCCGCGACCATCGCGCTGAGTCGGCGCTGTTTTTCCGCCGAGCTCTTGTCTCATTTATTGGAATTATCATTCTGGTCAGTGTCTTATTGTTCAATCTCTTTAATATTCAGGTTGAACAACACCAAGACTATAAGACCCGCTCTAATGACAATCGAATCAAAATTGTTCCTGTCGCACCTAATCGCGGTCTTATTTATGACCGCAATGGTGTGCTTCTGGCTGAAAATCGACCGATCTATAACCTTGAAGTCACTATAGAGAAAGTACCAGACATGGAACAAACCTATGCGGATTTAAAATCAGTATTAGGTCTAACCGATGAAAACATTGAGCAATTTAAAAAAGAGCGTCGCCGTACTCGCCGTTTTAAATCAGTGCCGATCCTTGAGGGATTAAACGAACAGCAAGTTGCTTTGTTTGCAGTCAACCAACATAAATTCCCAGGCGTTGAAGTTAAAGCCTATTTAAAACGTTACTATCCATATGGTGATTCGCTCACGCACGTCTTAGGTTATGTCGCGAAAATTAACGATCGTGACCTTAAAAAACTAGATAAAGCGGAAAAACTCAGTAACTACAAAGCAACTCGAGATATCGGTAAATTGGGTATCGAACGCTACTACGAAGATCTATTACATGGTACTTCAGGCTATCAAGAAGTCGAAGTTAACAGCCGTGGGCGTATTATTCGTACCCTTAAGTACGTGCCCCCTATTCCAGGCAAAGATATTTCGTTAAATATTGATATTCAGCTTCAGCTTTATGTACAAAATCTGCTGACTGAACGTAAGATCGATCCTGAAACAGGTGAAGAGATCATTAAGCACAAGCGTGGCTCTGTCGTAGTGTTAGATCCAAAAGACGATGCTATTCTCGCCATGGTTTCTAGCCCAAGTTACGATCCCAATTTATTTGTTCGTGGTATTTCCAGTAAAAAATATCGCGAATTATTAAATAACCCTGATCGCCCTTTAGTTAACCGTGTCACGCTTGGTATTTATCCACCAGCATCGACGGTAAAACCGTTAATTGCAGTCGCTGCATTAACTGAAGGTGTGATCACACCAAAAACTACCCGTAACGATCCCGGTTGGTGGCAGATCCCTAACACGACTAGCCGTAAATTCCGTGATTGGCTACGTTGGGGACATGGTCGCGTTAACATTTATAAAGCGATTGAAGAGTCAGTAGATACTTACTTTTACCAAGTCGCCTACGATATGGGTATTGATAGACTTTCAACCTGGATGAATAAATTTGGTTATGGCGTCTATACCGGTATCGATATTCACGAAGAAAGTAAAGCCAATATGCCAACACGTGAATGGAAACAAGCTCGTCATAAACGTCCTTGGTATCAAGGTGATACCATTCCTGTCGGAATTGGACAAGGCTATTGGACAGCAACACCATTACAGATAGCAAAAGCGACATCAGTGTTGGTTAATAATGGTGTGGTTCATCGCCCTCATCTTCTAAAAGATGTTATTGACGAAGAAACTGTTAAACCTGCTGAATTTAAAGATTTTCCACCGATAACAGGTGTAACACCTGAAACATGGGAAATTGCTCGTGAAGGTATGCATCGCGTACTTTATGGCAATCGTGGTACAGCACGTAAAGCATTTTATGATACGCCATATGAAGCAGGCGGAAAGTCAGGCTCAGCACAGGTATTCGGTTTAGCTGAAAACCAAAAATATAATGCTGATGAACTCGAAGAGCGTCTACGTGACCATGCTTTATTTACTGCATTTGCGCCATTTGAAAAACCTGAAGTGGTCGTTGCAATGGTATTAGAAAATGCCGGTGGTGGCTCTAGCAATGGTGGGCCAATTGCACGTCAAATTTTTGATCACATGTTAATTAAACCAACCGCTGACAGCGCTCTTAAATCAAAGCCTGAACTCACTGCGACACAACCAACAGAGGTACAATAA